A stretch of the bacterium SCSIO 12827 genome encodes the following:
- the terL gene encoding phage terminase large subunit, whose product MPPVDFSVFVVLWNNLQGLKTPNLHIHMARWLEIKPQEGHHELLMMAFRNSGKSTLVGLFCAWMLWRDANLRIIVLAADLALARKMVRNVKRIIERHPLTQRMKPKRADQWASEQFTVNRGAELRDPSMLARGISANLTGSRADVVICDDVEVPNTCDTAPKRADLRARLAEIEYVLVPGGLQLYIGTPHAYDTIYAAEARIGVENGNPFLAGFERLEMPLLGPSGQSRWPERFPTARIDAIRERSGPNKFRSQMLLEPVNILDSRLDPDRLISYADPLVYAERNGVGVLTLGGTRLVSASCWWDPAYGAPGIGDASVVAALFTDDNGTHYLHAVRYLEHDPEEAARAAVGSDNNDRDEASQQCRQIAAFLRDNHLTAVTLETNGIGRFLPGLLRRALGTAGVEAAVIEASSHRAKDLRILDAFDAVLAAGRLRVHESIWRTPFVREMREWAPGTTCRDDGLDAVAGCLLSEPVRLGRGVPPSGDAPRRKPNWRSGDTFTAKTDFIL is encoded by the coding sequence ATGCCGCCGGTCGATTTTTCCGTCTTCGTCGTTCTGTGGAACAATCTGCAGGGACTGAAGACGCCGAACCTCCACATCCACATGGCCCGGTGGCTAGAAATCAAGCCGCAAGAAGGTCACCACGAACTACTAATGATGGCGTTCCGCAATTCAGGAAAGTCGACCTTAGTTGGTCTATTTTGCGCCTGGATGCTGTGGCGAGATGCAAATCTACGGATCATAGTGCTGGCGGCGGATCTGGCGTTGGCCCGCAAAATGGTGCGCAACGTCAAACGCATCATCGAACGCCACCCATTGACACAACGCATGAAGCCGAAACGGGCAGACCAATGGGCATCAGAACAATTCACGGTCAATCGCGGGGCCGAACTGCGCGACCCATCCATGTTGGCCCGTGGCATTAGCGCCAACCTGACCGGGTCGCGCGCCGATGTCGTGATCTGCGACGATGTCGAGGTTCCAAACACCTGCGACACTGCACCCAAGCGGGCCGACCTACGCGCACGTTTGGCGGAAATAGAATACGTTTTGGTACCGGGTGGCCTGCAGCTTTATATCGGCACACCCCATGCCTACGACACCATCTACGCGGCCGAGGCACGGATAGGTGTAGAGAACGGTAATCCGTTCCTTGCCGGGTTCGAAAGGCTTGAGATGCCATTGTTGGGCCCCAGTGGGCAATCACGCTGGCCGGAACGCTTTCCCACTGCGCGCATCGACGCGATCCGCGAGCGCAGCGGCCCCAACAAGTTCCGCAGCCAGATGCTCCTGGAGCCGGTCAACATCCTGGACAGCCGCCTCGACCCGGACCGCCTGATCTCCTACGCCGATCCGCTGGTTTATGCGGAACGCAACGGCGTCGGCGTCCTGACCCTTGGCGGCACGCGCCTAGTGTCCGCGTCCTGCTGGTGGGATCCGGCGTACGGTGCGCCTGGTATCGGCGACGCCAGCGTGGTTGCCGCCCTGTTCACGGACGACAACGGCACCCATTACCTGCACGCCGTCCGATACCTGGAACACGACCCGGAGGAAGCGGCGCGCGCGGCGGTTGGATCGGACAACAATGACCGTGACGAGGCCTCGCAGCAATGCCGGCAGATCGCCGCCTTCCTGCGCGACAACCACTTGACCGCGGTAACGCTGGAGACCAACGGCATTGGACGGTTCCTGCCGGGCCTGCTGCGCCGGGCCCTGGGAACGGCCGGGGTCGAGGCGGCGGTGATCGAAGCGTCCAGTCACCGCGCCAAGGACCTGCGCATCCTGGATGCCTTCGATGCCGTCCTTGCGGCCGGGCGTCTGCGTGTCCATGAAAGTATATGGCGGACTCCTTTCGTCCGTGAAATGCGCGAATGGGCCCCCGGCACAACATGCCGAGACGACGGCCTGGACGCGGTCGCCGGCTGCCTGCTGTCGGAGCCTGTGCGCTTGGGCCGCGGTGTCCCGCCTTCCGGCGACGCCCCCCGCCGCAAACCCAATTGGCGAAGCGGCGACACCTTCACGGCAAAAACCGATTTCATTTTGTGA
- a CDS encoding CPBP family intramembrane metalloprotease — protein MPVGRSSHPPELSAAEIALVAILFAASVLDDVILMMHIADINHFLLFDYGKKAIMFAVCLSMPGFRQACRQAFAAPGVPWSGSGWFNPHVLVVMTGAFAADQVVYQIGGTWNWHFGGLELYQVPTYREDVIKYLDLTFGLVFNSVVEELFYRAILLAALVRFIPHWGLRIVIAGLMFGAVHWSQGIIWVMTISLLGGLFGYLYHLTRSIFPGIVVHTAHNLIAFTN, from the coding sequence ATGCCGGTCGGCCGCTCATCCCATCCGCCCGAACTATCGGCCGCCGAAATCGCTCTCGTGGCCATTCTGTTCGCGGCAAGCGTCCTCGACGACGTCATCCTGATGATGCATATCGCGGACATAAATCACTTCCTCCTGTTCGACTATGGAAAGAAGGCCATCATGTTCGCCGTTTGCTTGTCCATGCCGGGCTTTCGGCAGGCATGCCGGCAAGCATTTGCCGCGCCGGGCGTGCCGTGGAGCGGTTCCGGCTGGTTTAACCCGCACGTCCTTGTCGTCATGACCGGCGCCTTCGCCGCCGACCAAGTGGTTTATCAGATTGGGGGTACTTGGAATTGGCACTTCGGCGGGCTTGAGTTGTATCAGGTTCCGACCTATCGCGAGGACGTCATCAAGTATCTCGACCTGACCTTCGGGCTGGTCTTCAATTCGGTGGTGGAGGAGTTGTTCTACAGAGCCATCCTGCTCGCCGCCCTCGTCCGTTTCATTCCCCATTGGGGCCTGCGTATCGTGATCGCGGGCCTCATGTTCGGAGCCGTTCACTGGTCTCAGGGCATTATCTGGGTGATGACGATCTCCCTCCTGGGCGGCCTGTTCGGTTACCTATATCACCTGACACGGTCAATCTTCCCCGGCATCGTCGTCCACACCGCGCACAATCTGATCGCCTTCACGAATTGA
- a CDS encoding MBL fold metallo-hydrolase, whose protein sequence is MRSEVVFRDGTRSWLIFGQDSGKPPDLVDSNQVVVRAGNEAVLIDPGGVEIFPAVFDAVEREVPLADIKHVILTHEDPDAGSSLPLWREVCVDELKVHVPWLWLGYVTHYDREADFVAVPDEGMEIRFGEGGRLQLIPAHYLHSPGNFSVFDPVAKVLFSGDIGGALVPPDDRDGFTVRDFDRHVQYLTGFHQRWMGSPAARDDWIRRVRELSPEIIVPQRGLVFTGTNVGRFLNWFETLEIGLAVKGGTPQRVSVSPVAEPADQPVENGTTSAPEPKPEAKPVTKPIESPIMGAGKPLARALKESGRQFRLITRSDFDGLVCAVLFEEMELIDDILFVHPRQMQYGEVDLTDSDISTNVPFDERVYLAFDHHLSEMERVGGQRDNHVIDPTAPSAARVVYNYFGGEEGFPYVSGELMDAVDQADSAQYEMDDVLNPQGWALLNFIMDPRTGLGRFRGFRIPNYELMMGLIEDCRNFTIEEILELPDVKERIDLYNEHRPKFEEQLRRCTAMHDKLAVIDMRKETDIYCGNRFLIYALFPECNISMHVVMGKQDRNTVFAVGKSIFDRSSPVNVGELMLRFGGGGHRAAGTCQADNSIAEETMAELIHRISTAT, encoded by the coding sequence GTGCGTTCAGAAGTGGTGTTCCGAGACGGAACGCGGTCCTGGCTGATCTTTGGCCAGGACAGCGGCAAGCCGCCCGATCTGGTTGATTCCAACCAGGTGGTCGTGCGCGCGGGCAATGAGGCCGTGCTGATCGATCCGGGCGGTGTGGAGATTTTTCCGGCCGTGTTCGACGCCGTCGAACGCGAGGTGCCGCTTGCCGACATCAAACATGTCATCCTGACCCATGAGGATCCGGACGCAGGATCATCGCTGCCGCTGTGGCGCGAGGTCTGCGTCGACGAACTGAAGGTCCATGTGCCCTGGCTATGGCTGGGCTACGTCACCCATTACGATCGCGAGGCCGATTTCGTCGCCGTGCCCGACGAAGGCATGGAAATCCGTTTTGGCGAGGGCGGCCGACTGCAACTGATCCCGGCCCACTACCTGCATTCTCCGGGCAATTTCTCGGTCTTTGATCCCGTCGCCAAGGTGTTGTTCTCGGGCGACATCGGTGGCGCCCTGGTGCCACCCGATGACCGTGACGGGTTCACGGTGCGCGACTTTGACCGCCATGTTCAGTACCTGACCGGGTTCCATCAGCGTTGGATGGGCTCTCCCGCCGCGCGCGATGATTGGATCCGCCGCGTGCGGGAACTGAGCCCTGAAATCATCGTGCCGCAGCGCGGTCTGGTGTTCACCGGCACTAATGTGGGCCGTTTTCTCAACTGGTTCGAGACGCTGGAAATCGGCCTTGCCGTCAAGGGCGGCACGCCGCAGCGTGTCTCCGTGTCACCGGTAGCTGAGCCAGCGGACCAGCCTGTTGAAAACGGTACGACGTCCGCCCCAGAACCCAAGCCCGAGGCCAAGCCAGTCACGAAGCCCATCGAATCTCCGATCATGGGCGCTGGAAAGCCGCTGGCCCGCGCGTTGAAGGAAAGTGGGCGGCAGTTCCGCCTGATCACCCGTAGCGACTTCGACGGTTTGGTTTGCGCCGTTCTGTTCGAGGAAATGGAACTGATCGACGACATCCTGTTCGTTCATCCGCGCCAAATGCAGTACGGCGAGGTCGACCTCACTGACAGCGACATCTCGACCAACGTGCCATTTGACGAGCGGGTTTATCTCGCCTTTGACCACCACCTGAGCGAGATGGAGCGCGTCGGCGGTCAGCGTGACAACCATGTCATCGACCCGACGGCGCCGTCGGCGGCGCGCGTGGTCTACAACTATTTCGGCGGGGAAGAGGGCTTCCCCTATGTGTCGGGCGAACTGATGGACGCCGTCGACCAGGCGGATTCGGCGCAATACGAAATGGATGACGTACTCAATCCCCAGGGTTGGGCGCTGCTCAATTTCATCATGGACCCGCGCACGGGGCTCGGCCGCTTCCGCGGCTTCCGCATTCCCAACTACGAATTGATGATGGGCCTGATCGAGGACTGCCGGAACTTCACTATTGAGGAGATCCTGGAACTTCCCGACGTCAAGGAACGCATCGATTTGTACAACGAACATCGGCCCAAGTTCGAGGAACAACTGCGGCGTTGCACCGCCATGCACGACAAGCTCGCTGTCATCGACATGCGCAAGGAAACGGACATCTATTGCGGCAACCGGTTCCTGATCTATGCCCTGTTTCCGGAGTGTAATATCTCCATGCATGTGGTCATGGGAAAGCAGGACAGGAACACCGTGTTCGCCGTCGGTAAGTCGATTTTCGACCGCTCCTCGCCGGTCAACGTGGGCGAACTCATGCTGCGCTTCGGCGGCGGTGGTCATCGCGCTGCCGGCACCTGTCAGGCGGACAATTCGATCGCCGAGGAAACCATGGCGGAACTGATCCACCGGATTTCGACAGCCACATGA
- a CDS encoding SPASM domain-containing protein gives MPYRLTLEGKDTLHLLYDPMFSTLTHEEDDGGQIVHPAFTAEGPVSWSVPQRVSPDNPGRKAGIRTLKIQMGFKCNYACAYCNQASWSTFLGGAIEDAKLFLRNLDTWFATDSAAKDGGNDLRIEFWGGEPFVYWAKLKILGDELRRRYPRARFNVITNGSLLDDEKIDWLIAQRVGVQISHDGPAQKYRNPEDILDDPEKCRLIRRLMAAAGQLDSADQSSSDTPSFGFGFGTVLTRWNYSLAAVRRHIEEKLSVPPGSISSNTEEILLPYDDDALACVPQDARDHRAALHTLFIEAANGLTVPGCNSVRGKIEDFLESLSKKRPIAALGQKCGMDREDTIAVNLMGEVTTCHNVSADDPRHNLGNVRDLAAVRLDTAHHHQTRNECRNCPVVQLCKGSCMFLEGKYWQTACDVSFTYNTAMLAAALYYLTGMTLTRIDALDGAFIRRPGITSAEVIRLKPADLAEAIDA, from the coding sequence ATGCCATACAGGCTGACCCTGGAGGGGAAGGACACCCTTCATCTTCTATACGATCCGATGTTCTCAACCCTGACCCACGAGGAAGACGACGGCGGACAGATCGTCCATCCCGCCTTCACCGCCGAAGGCCCCGTGTCCTGGTCTGTGCCGCAGCGCGTGTCGCCGGACAACCCCGGCCGCAAGGCAGGTATCCGCACTCTGAAAATCCAGATGGGATTCAAGTGCAACTACGCCTGCGCCTATTGCAATCAGGCAAGTTGGAGCACTTTCCTGGGCGGCGCGATTGAGGACGCCAAGCTGTTCTTGCGCAATCTCGATACCTGGTTCGCAACCGATTCTGCCGCCAAGGACGGCGGCAACGACCTACGTATCGAATTCTGGGGCGGCGAACCTTTCGTCTACTGGGCCAAGCTGAAGATCCTGGGCGACGAGCTGCGCCGGCGCTATCCCAGAGCACGATTCAATGTCATCACCAATGGCTCGTTGCTCGACGATGAAAAGATCGATTGGCTGATCGCCCAGCGGGTCGGGGTGCAGATCAGCCACGACGGCCCAGCCCAGAAATACCGCAACCCGGAAGACATTCTGGACGATCCGGAAAAATGCCGGCTGATTCGCCGGTTGATGGCGGCGGCGGGCCAGTTGGACAGTGCGGATCAATCTTCGAGCGACACGCCGTCCTTCGGCTTCGGTTTCGGCACGGTGCTGACGCGGTGGAATTATTCCCTCGCCGCCGTGCGCCGCCATATCGAGGAGAAGCTGAGCGTGCCGCCTGGGTCAATCTCCTCCAACACCGAAGAAATCCTTCTTCCCTATGACGATGACGCCCTGGCCTGCGTGCCGCAAGATGCACGCGACCATCGGGCGGCGTTACACACCCTATTCATTGAAGCAGCCAATGGTCTAACTGTCCCCGGTTGCAATTCCGTGCGCGGAAAGATCGAGGACTTTCTTGAATCGCTCAGCAAGAAGCGCCCAATCGCGGCCCTCGGCCAAAAATGCGGCATGGACCGCGAGGACACCATCGCCGTTAACCTGATGGGCGAGGTAACGACTTGCCACAACGTTTCCGCCGACGACCCTCGACACAACTTGGGCAATGTCCGCGACCTAGCTGCCGTGCGCCTGGACACCGCGCATCACCATCAGACACGCAACGAATGCCGCAACTGTCCGGTAGTCCAGTTGTGCAAAGGATCCTGCATGTTCCTGGAAGGGAAGTACTGGCAGACCGCCTGCGACGTCAGCTTCACCTACAACACGGCCATGCTGGCCGCCGCCCTCTATTATCTGACCGGGATGACATTGACCCGAATTGATGCCCTGGACGGTGCCTTCATCCGCCGGCCCGGCATTACATCGGCAGAGGTCATTCGCCTGAAGCCCGCGGATCTGGCGGAGGCGATCGATGCGTGA
- a CDS encoding CDP-alcohol phosphatidyltransferase family protein, with protein MTPGMTRDRLLNWDRDTALDIAPRLTWLHPNWITTASLILALVGLALIWRGTDWASAVIGAGLIFASRWVDWIDGHVARATSRATNLGGLYDIAVGYITMVLVMVVIGLRQNDLALAWVGAGAAVLLRLVLMGVGWGLARRQRLDVVPWNPQKLLTPRQRPAMRQMKWGLDVCRNDYWIVLFALVGGAGLQAWAWAYTGVVVALTAWVAAAAARYVRRVHPTASALEVRVSQSEDGPC; from the coding sequence ATGACGCCTGGCATGACCCGCGACCGGTTGCTCAACTGGGACCGTGACACGGCCTTGGACATCGCACCCCGACTAACCTGGCTGCATCCCAACTGGATCACCACGGCAAGCCTGATCCTGGCGCTCGTCGGCCTAGCGCTCATCTGGCGCGGAACGGATTGGGCTTCCGCCGTGATCGGCGCTGGCTTGATCTTTGCCTCACGCTGGGTCGACTGGATCGACGGTCATGTCGCCCGCGCCACCAGTCGCGCCACCAACCTGGGCGGGCTCTACGACATCGCCGTCGGCTATATCACCATGGTCCTGGTCATGGTTGTCATCGGCCTACGTCAGAATGATCTTGCCCTGGCATGGGTCGGCGCGGGCGCTGCAGTTCTACTGCGTCTTGTGCTCATGGGCGTCGGCTGGGGCCTAGCGCGACGCCAGCGTCTTGATGTCGTTCCCTGGAATCCGCAGAAGCTTTTGACTCCACGTCAGCGGCCCGCCATGCGTCAGATGAAATGGGGCCTCGACGTCTGCCGCAACGACTACTGGATCGTGCTGTTCGCCCTTGTCGGCGGCGCCGGCCTTCAGGCCTGGGCTTGGGCCTATACTGGCGTCGTCGTCGCCCTCACCGCCTGGGTTGCGGCCGCCGCCGCGCGCTACGTCCGGCGGGTTCACCCCACAGCATCGGCGCTTGAAGTCCGTGTTTCGCAGAGTGAGGACGGCCCATGTTGA